Part of the Planctomycetaceae bacterium genome, GCGATCACCATGAGGAATCCGTACTACGTTTGTTTTGGCGTCATTGCCATTCCCATCTGGCGAATCAGTGACGGTCGCCTCGGTAGCAAGTGGTCTCATCGCACACGGCAACTTGTGTTGACGACCTGCAGCCTAGTTCAAGTTGTCCTTGTCGATATCGGTGCCGTGCATGACCCTGATCCGACACGAGCCGGAATGGTTATCGACGTGTCGCTGATGTCCATGGTCAGAATCGTCTCGAAAAGCGCTCACTGGACGCTGCGTGAATTCGCCTTCCTCGCGATAGTCTCTTTGATGCTGACAATCGGGTCGTTTGCAGGAATCTTCCGAACGTTTGGGCTTCAGCATCCCGACCCAGCCGTTGGGATTGATCACTCACTGAAGTCTGCGTTCTATTTCAGCCTCGTCACGTGGACCACGCTGGGCTACGGCGACTTCCAGCCAACAGAAGCCGTCCGGATGGCAGCAGCCATCGAAGCCATGCTGGGATATGTTGCAATGGCGTTCTTTATCGGTTTTGCTTTGTCGCGGGCGGGTGCCAGTCACAACGGCGGATTGAGCGAAAGCGGATAGTCCCCGACAGAATGGCGCGGAAATGCAGAACGATGATGATGGCTTGGCAGGGCGGATCGGTCGGAAAGTCAACGAACTCGATATCGATTTCAGCCGCTTCACGGTGGCCGGCTGGTTGGTGGTGCTGGCCACAGTCGGAAACGGTGTCTTGGCCGGCTGGCTGGCGTTCGCGAACGTCCGGGGACGAAATGCGATGGATAATGGGCCGGCGCTGCTGATCGGCCTGAGCGGGCTCGTGGCGGCCATTCTGACGTTCTTCGGGCTTCGGTGGATTCTCGGAAGGCTGGGCGTCAGAATCGTCCGCGGGATCGACTGACGGCCCAGGCACGATCGCATGAACCCTTACAAAGCTCCGCGAACGCAGGAAACGCCCGCAGGGAAGCCGCGGCGGGCCATCACTCCGGCGCAGTTTGCCTGAATAATCATCTGCGGCGGCTCGGTGCTCCACGTCGCATGGCACTACCTGGTCTGGCGGGACTGGAGCATCGAATGAGTGAACGGCGACCGTCAAGCCCGTGACAATCGCCTTCACCCCGTCCGAGTGGTTGCTTCGTTCGTCGCTATCCAGTGGCGAGAGGCAGGGTGGTGGCCGCGGTGTCCGTGGCAGCCACCACCCGCACTCACCGATCGCCCTGAAATGACGAAAGGACGTTTGTCTACTATCGGCGAGTGGACAACGCGGGGACACGAATTCTCCCGCAGCCAGCCGACACCGGCAGAATCAGCCGGCGACCGTCGCGACAACTCGTATGCTGCCGCATCAGCCGTGGTTCCCTGCGCAGTCGATTTCGCTGGTGATGACCCAATCGCATCGGTATTCTTCTGTTCAGTAACGCATGGGGACCCGGTGGGCATGAGCCAGCCGGGTCTTTTCGTCTGGTCAACGGGGAATCGCTGCGGCCGTGCAGATGACAAACTCTGCC contains:
- a CDS encoding ion channel → MVERKATKTSDVVRWVLAVILCVWAITMRNPYYVCFGVIAIPIWRISDGRLGSKWSHRTRQLVLTTCSLVQVVLVDIGAVHDPDPTRAGMVIDVSLMSMVRIVSKSAHWTLREFAFLAIVSLMLTIGSFAGIFRTFGLQHPDPAVGIDHSLKSAFYFSLVTWTTLGYGDFQPTEAVRMAAAIEAMLGYVAMAFFIGFALSRAGASHNGGLSESG